Part of the Acidimicrobiia bacterium genome is shown below.
ACCACCCCAAAGCGTCGACCGTGCTGCTCGTGCCCGACTCCCCGACGGAGCCTGAGCTCGTGCACGTCACCACGGGTCACTCAGCTCCTCCATCATCTCGAGGACGGCCGCCACCTCGGCCCGGTCCGCGGGGTCGGCCGCGATCGCTGCCGCTTCGGCCCGCATGACGTCGGCGCGTCGGCGTCGGGTCGCGGTCTCCACGATGGCGGCCCGAATAGCGTCGGATCGAGACATCTGGCCGGCTTCGAGCACGGCGAGGGCGCGCAGCGCGTCGTCGTCGAGCCGAACCGAGATCGCCTTGGGCACGAACCGAGACCGTATCACGATATGTATGACACACGGTGGTGTACCGCCGGCGACCCTGATTTTCCAAGGGCTGTGGGGACCGTGTAGCCTGGAAAGGCTCCGAAGTGAGTTCCGTTGGGCGTTTCGCGCGCCCTGACGGGTCCAAGAAGAGGTGGTGGAGGCCCTGGCGAAGCCGAAGGATGACACGATCCTGGTCGAGGGAACGGTGGTTGAGCCGCTCCCGAACGCCATGTTCCGTGTCGAGCTCGAGAACGGGCACAAAGTGCTCGCACACATCTCCGGGAAGATGCGGATGAACTACATCCGGATCCTGCCGGGCGACCGGGTGCAGGTCGAGCTCACTCCTTACGACTTGAGTCGTGGTCGCATCACCTACCGGTACAAGTAGTTCGGAACGAGAGCAGCGGGTGAAGGTCCGACCGTCGGTCAAGAAGATGTGCGAGAAGTGCAAGCTGATCCGTCGTCACGGGTCGGTGCGCGTCATCTGCACGAANNNNNNNNNNNNNNNNNNNNNNNNNNNNNNNNNNNNNNNNNNNNNNNNNNNNNNNNNNNNNNNNNNNNNNNNNNNNNNNNNNNNNNNNNNNNNNNNNNNNTACATCTATGGCGTCGGTCGAAACGTCGCGAAGACGGTGTGTGACCAGACCAAGCTCTCGCGTGACACCCGCGTGCGCGACCTCACCGACGAGGAAATCGCCAAGCTGCGGTCATGGATCGACGCGAACCTCAAGGTCGAGGGTGACCTGCGCCGCGAGGTTGCCGCCAACATCAAGCGCAAGGTCGAGATCGGGAGCTACGAGGGCATCCGGCACCGCCGGGGCCTGCCGGTCCGTGGCCAGCGCACCCGCACGAACGCGCGCACCCGCAAGGGTCCGAAGAAGACCGTCGCCGGCCGCAAGAAGGCCCGCAAGTGACGCACGAGTCGAGGAAGTAGGGGTTCGTGGCCAAGCCAGCCGCTGGTGGACGGCGACCGAAGCGCAA
Proteins encoded:
- a CDS encoding ribbon-helix-helix protein, CopG family, which codes for MPKAISVRLDDDALRALAVLEAGQMSRSDAIRAAIVETATRRRRADVMRAEAAAIAADPADRAEVAAVLEMMEELSDPW
- the rpsM gene encoding 30S ribosomal protein S13; the protein is YIYGVGRNVAKTVCDQTKLSRDTRVRDLTDEEIAKLRSWIDANLKVEGDLRREVAANIKRKVEIGSYEGIRHRRGLPVRGQRTRTNARTRKGPKKTVAGRKKARK
- the infA gene encoding translation initiation factor IF-1; protein product: MAKPKDDTILVEGTVVEPLPNAMFRVELENGHKVLAHISGKMRMNYIRILPGDRVQVELTPYDLSRGRITYRYK